The following proteins are co-located in the Vigna unguiculata cultivar IT97K-499-35 chromosome 9, ASM411807v1, whole genome shotgun sequence genome:
- the LOC114164256 gene encoding lysine-specific demethylase JMJ18-like, translating into MEQLKLATNSDAKEDNPLENKPKNSNALESSDSLRNRKISARWDPVGACRPIIEEAPVFYPTIEEFEDTLSYIAKIRPLAEHHGICRIVPPACWVPPCPLKEKDLWENAEFPTRIQQIDLLQNREPMKKKCRGRKRKRRRLSRTGTCRRKPASAASHAKNASDSEEKFGFQSGSDFTLKDFQQFADYFKECYFGLKDADRDRTVSDSDHQKRWEPSAEEIEGEYWRIVEQPSDEVEVYYGADLETGALGSGFPKASSITTSDSAQYALSGWNLNNFPRLPGSVLSYEGSDISGVLVPWLYVGMCFSSFCWHVEDHHLYSLNYLHWGDPKVWYGVPGSHAQALENAMRKHLPDLFDEQPNLLNELVTQFSPSILKSEGVPVYRTVQHSGEFVITFPRAYHSGFNCGFNCAEAVNVAPIDWLMHGQNAVEIYSSQCRKTSLSHDKLLFGSALEGVRAITELALGKESPKNLKWRSVCGKDGDLTKAVKARIKMEDERLDCLPTHLKLLKMNSDFDLYTERECFSCFYDLHLSAAGCECSPDRYSCLKHANLFCSCAMEKRFVLLRYTRNELTKLLEALEGESHAIKVWANKNCGMVSVNANEVCIDKSDVEKYVYKTKNCEEMDSLNGCEGTKDRSNLNTPSSPNSHITSDIVQSESHPVTSSAAYDSIDSHNDNNSDKKFVTDKEYKMDQDGYLDLNLDVFSGENENHVLDIADNHHSEGVSVEEKVCYSEAKKEEDSMELGGEGNLSNSISVLNTYFSSSSKGNHKYCTFDGGKFEVDLQTDSGKVHNNLSKTGAIDTTDTHMDLTDESCLVRMFGTSVEPISLGSVVHGKLWCSKHAIYPKGFKSRVLFFSILDPTIICSYISEVIDAGFLGPLFKVTMEDCPSEAFTDTSSDNCWESVLKRLHHEIKRRRSLAELEFPTLELLKGINGHRMFGFLLPSIIQAIEVQDPCHMCVEYWNHKVVPSGSVVDNLTYGSRSPFGDMNTKIFGINLIKHNFFEEMKQILQRASPDELSTLHKLLSSDAWYCEWKVTLMALMDEIRRACQ; encoded by the exons ATGGAGCAGTTGAAATTGGCTACAAATTCTGACGCCAAAGAG gATAACCCTTTGGAGAACAAGCCAAAAAATAGCAACGCACTTGAGTCTTCTGACAGTCTGAGAAATAGAAAG ATATCAGCTCGATGGGATCCAGTTGGAGCATGTCGGCCTATAATTGAAGAAGCACCTGTTTTTTATCCGACTATTGAA GAATTTGAAGACACACTCAGTTACATAGCAAAGATACGACCCCTAGCTGAACACCATGGCATATGTAGGATTGTTCCTCCAGCTTGCTGGGTTCCACCCTGTCCTCTTAAGGAGAAAGATCTATGGGAAAATGCTGAATTTCCCACCCGTATTCAGCAAATTGATTTGCTTCAAAATAGGGAACCTATGAAGAAAAAATGTAGGGGAAGGAAGCGAAAACGTAGAAGGCTCTCCAGAACAGGCACATGTAGGAGGAAGCCTGCCAGTGCAGCTTCTCATGCTAAGAATGCTTCTGATTCTGAAGAGAAATTTGGGTTCCAATCAGGATCAGACTTCACGCTTAAAGACTTCCAGCAGTTTGCTGATTATTTTAAGGAATGCTATTTTGGGTTGAAAGATGCTGATAGAGACAGAACAGTTAGTGACAGTGACCATCAGAAGAGATGGGAGCCCTCTGCGGAAGAAATTGAAGGTGAATACTGGCGAATAGTTGAGCAACCAAGTGATGAGGTTGAG GTGTATTATGGAGCTGACTTGGAAACTGGAGCACTTGGAAGTGGTTTTCCTAAGGCATCATCCATAACAACGAGTGACTCAGCTCAATATGCCCTGTCTGGTTGGAATCTGAACAATTTTCCCCGACTGCCAGGTTCTGTACTAAGCTATGAAGGAAGTGACATATCAGGAGTTCTAGTGCCATGGCTGTATGTTGGCATGTGTTTTTCATCATTTTGCTGG CATGTTGAGGACCATCACCTTTATTCACTAAACTATTTGCACTGGGGTGACCCTAAAGTATGGTATGGTGTACCTGGAAGCCATGCACAAGCCTTGGAAAATGCAATGAGGAAGCACTTGCCTGATTTATTTGATGAACAACCAAATCTACTAAATGAACTG GTTACCCAGTTTTCTCCTTCTATTCTTAAATCTGAGGGAGTACCCGTGTATCGCACAGTCCAGCATTCTGGGGAATTTGTTATTACCTTTCCGAGGGCTTATCATTCTGGCTTTAATTGTGGCTTCAACTGTGCAGAGGCAGTGAATGTGGCTCCTATTGATTGGTTAATGCATGGACAGAATGCTGTTGAAATTTACAGTTCACAATGCCGTAAGACATCGTTGTCCCATGACAAGCTGTTATTTGGATCAGCCCTGGAAGGTGTACGGGCCATTACAGAGCTAGCTCTTGGAAAGGAATCtccaaaaaatttgaaatggagaAGTGTCTGTGGGAAAGATGGAGATCTTACCAAGGCAGTTAAG GCAAGGATAAAGATGGAAGATGAAAGGCTAGATTGTCTTCCAACTCATCTTAAGTTGCTCAAGATGAACAGTGACTTTGATTTGTACACGGAAAGAGAATGCTTCTCTTGCTTCTATGATTTGCACTTATCTGCTGCGGGTTGTGAGTGCTCTCCTGACAGATATTCTTGTCTTAAGCATGCTAATTTGTTCTGCTCATGCGCAATGGAGAAAAGATTTGTTCTGCTACGATATACTAGAAATGAGCTAACTAAACTGCTTGAAGCATTAGAAGGAGAGTCACATGCTATTAAGGTGTGGGCAAATAAAAACTGTGGAATGGTTTCTGTCAATGCCAATGAGGTTTGCATAGATAAATCAGATGTTGAGAAATATGTCTACAAAACCAAGAATTGTGAAGAAATGGATAGCTTAAATGGCTGTGAGGGAACCAAGGATAGGTCAAATTTAAACACACCAAGTAGTCCTAATAGTCATATTACTTCTGATATAGTGCAGTCTGAGTCTCACCCTGTAACTTCTAGCGCAGCATATGACAGTATAGATAGTCATAATGACAATAATAGTGATAAAAAGTTTGTCACCGACAAGGAATATAAAATGGATCAGGATGGTTATCTGGATTTGAATCTTGATGTTTTCTCTGGTGAAAATGAAAATCATGTGCTGGATATTGCTGATAACCATCACAGCGAAGGTGTTTCAGTAGAGGAAAAAGTATGCTATTCAGAGGCCAAAAAGGAAGAAGACAGCATGGAACTTGGTGGTGAGGGTAACTTATCAAACTCGATTTCTGTTCTAAACACATATTTTTCGTCAAGTTCAAAGGGCAATCACAAGTATTGTACATTTGATGGTGGAAAATTTGAGGTGGATCTGCAAACAGATTCTGGAAAGGTTCACAATAATCTATCTAAAACAGGAGCCATAGACACCACAGATACTCACATGGATTTGACAGATGAAAGCTGCTTGGTACGGATGTTTGGTACTTCTGTCGAGCCTATAAGTTTGGGATCTGTTGTTCATGGAAAGCTGTGGTGTAGTAAGCATGCGATATATCCAAAGG GATTCAAGAGTAGAGTTCTCTTCTTTAGCATTCTTGATCCAACGATAATCTGCAGCTATATTTCTGAAGTCATTGATGCTGGATTTCTTGGACCCCTTTTCAAG gTTACCATGGAAGATTGTCCAAGTGAGGCTTTCACAGATACCTCATCAGACAATTGCTGGGAATCAGTTCTGAAGAGATTACATCATGAAATTAAGAGGCGGAGGAGTCTAGCTGAACTAGAATTTCCTACCTTAGAGCTCTTGAAAGGCATTAATGGTCATAGAATGTTTGGCTTCCTTTTACCATCAATTATTCAG GCCATCGAAGTTCAAGATCCTTGTCATATGTGTGTAGAGTACTGGAATCACAAAGTTGTCCCTTCAGGCAGTGTTGTTGATAACTTGACCTACGGTTCCAGAAGCCCTTTTGGTGATATGAATACCAAAATTTTTGGTATCAATTTGATTAAGCATAACTTTTTTGAAGAGATGAAACAAATACTACAAAGGGCAAGCCCTGATGAGTTAAGCACACTACATAAGTTACTCAGCTCTGATGCATGGTACTGTGAGTGGAAAGTGACATTGATGGCACTGATGGATGAGATCAGGAGAGCTTGTCAATGA
- the LOC114162760 gene encoding FAS1 domain-containing protein SELMODRAFT_448915-like: protein MTKTLLLSSFHPRKSLFLTMMKNLIFFILILIMVELTFSTPMAAPPSPPTQQMNNILDALIGASDFSAWVSILSSANGTILPVSATLFIPRNAAVDRPPPDPLLLPYHVVPQRLPFSDLLLLPRRARLPTLLAAKTISVTDNSPSNFSLDHTPLTHPDLFSTPSLAVHGVQSFLDYSLFGDGLPPPPPPPFLHGGHSIDSVWNSGAPCSRSRLNGVVLPAIFSFVLGLLLC, encoded by the coding sequence ATGACGAAAacccttcttctttcttctttccatCCAAGAAAGAGTCTCTTCCTCACAATGATGAAAAACCTGATATTCTTCATCCTCATCCTAATAATGGTGGAGCTCACATTTTCGACACCCATGGCAGCACCACCCTCTCCGCCAACGCAACAGATGAACAACATTCTGGATGCGCTAATAGGTGCCAGCGACTTCAGCGCCTGGGTCTCCATCCTCTCCTCCGCCAACGGCACCATCCTTCCGGTCAGTGCCACCCTCTTCATCCCACGCAACGCCGCCGTCGACCGTCCTCCACCGGATCCTCTCCTACTCCCCTACCACGTCGTCCCCCAGCGCCTCCCCTTCTCcgacctcctcctcctcccccGCCGCGCCCGCCTCCCTACTCTCCTCGCCGCCAAAACCATCTCCGTCACCGACAACTCCCCCTCCAACTTCTCCCTCGACCACACACCCCTCACCCACCCCGACCTCTTCTCAACCCCCTCCCTCGCCGTCCACGGTGTTCAGTCCTTCCTCGACTACTCTCTCTTCGGCGACGGCCTCCCTCCTCCTCCCCCTCCCCCCTTTCTCCACGGCGGCCACTCCATCGACTCCGTCTGGAACTCAGGTGCGCCCTGCTCCCGCTCCCGCCTCAACGGCGTGGTTTTGCCCGCCATCTTCTCTTTCGTTCTTGGACTGCTGCTATGCTAG